The following are encoded together in the Malaya genurostris strain Urasoe2022 chromosome 3, Malgen_1.1, whole genome shotgun sequence genome:
- the LOC131438902 gene encoding neuronal acetylcholine receptor subunit eat-2, with amino-acid sequence MWFYSLLVIFQLFSFGYTESKYNVTYADLDKCKQYNAVNGYNYHAFFKLEELENHSLDNETLVNLRLFVVAAKDAHILLSDLDSSSNDAQVYEIVIGAGANTFSEIRKQRKKNPLKTKTTKGVLSPIDPLPLRIRITKEGLIEVGIEGQSLPLMSATDKNIIAVRYLSFSSWGSTQAKWFYDCPSDDETETQLEEFDPVKNMTSMAKLLYELQMNVSFDPPKWYSPIQLKKLVFTRVAYHSWKNTLETRAITRLSWYDNRTTWVPQEHGNITKVIGFQYLMWTPTLVAKDEAESVTLELLGIDHMSFSYDGNFEFISREISTETYCSLRESPDWPYETNECDLVLSTETNLSPLKMTSEAVSFHPNMIQSDWNVMKITKHENINNNELFALHDGSPRHETILRFHLKRNNEFYDTVLYAPYFMSNVMILLSFWLEGMLRIWANGFGIIILIASFLQISGYAPQTSDPTIFKFFRYSLVCSWLCVALFVLDKWLRVCGPRMAPDSWLVRFISYPYLRVFLRLDGSSNYDNLHRKNLECRDFAKVLDRFVFLIMGGIFAASCFKKV; translated from the exons ATGTGGTTTTACAGCCTTTTAGTAATATTTCAATTATTCAGTTTTGGGTATACCGAAAGTAAATACAATGTGACTTATGCAG ATTTGGACAAATGCAAACAATACAACGCAGTAAATGGTTACAACTACCACGCCTTTTTTAAACTTGAGGAACTGGAAAATCACAGTTTGGATAACGAGACCCTCGTTAATCTGCGTTTATTCGTTGTTGCGGCCAAGGATGCCCATATCCTCCTATCGGATCTCGATTCGTCTTCCAATGACGCACAAGTTTATGAGATAG TTATCGGAGCCGGCGCTAACACATTTAGCGAGATAAGAAAACAGCGCAAGAAAAATCCTCTGAAGACCAAAACGACGAAGGGAGTTCTGTCGCCGATTGATCCACTACCGCTGCGGATTCGAATTACCAAAGAAGGACTAATTGAGGTCGGAATCGAAGGACAGTCACTGCCGTTGATGTCAGCTaccgataaaaatattattgcagTTCGCTATCTTAGCTTCAGCTCATGGGGCTCTACGCAAGCAAAATGGTTTTACGACTGTCCCAGTGATGACGAAACGG AAACCCAGCTAGAGGAATTTGATCCGGTGAAAAACATGACATCTATGGCAAAGTTACTTTATGAGCTGCAAATGAACGTATCGTTCGATCCTCCCAAATGGTACTCGCCTATCCAGCTCAAAAAATTAGTATTCACACGAGTTGCGTATCATTCCTGGAAAAATACGCTGGAAACCAGAGCTATCACTCGGTTATCTTGGTACGATAATCGTACCACTTGGGTGCCCCAGGAGCACGGGAATATAACCAAGGTGATCGGTTTTCAGTACCTGATGTGGACACCTACGTTAGTCGCTAAAGA TGAAGCAGAATCGGTAACATTAGAACTATTGGGAATCGACCACATGAGTTTTTCATACGACGGTAATTTCGAGTTCATATCTCGAGAAATTTCAACGGAAACTTATTGTTCACTTCGGGAGTCTCCCGATTGGCCCTACGAAACGAACGAGTGTGACTTGGTGCTCAGTACCGAAACAAATCTATCGCCGTTGAAAATGACATCGGAAGCTGTG AGTTTTCACCCCAACATGATACAATCAGACTGGAATGTGATGAAAATCACCAAACACGAGAATATCAACAATAACGAGTTGTTTGCTCTGCATGATGGAAGTCCACGACATGAGACCATTTTGAGATTTCACCTGAAGcgaaataatgaattttacgaTACTGTTCTATATGCACCATATTTCA TGTCAAATGTAATGATCCTGCTTTCATTTTGGCTGGAAGGAATGCTCAGAATTTGGGCCAACGGTTTCGGAATCATCATTCTGATTGCGTCGTTCCTTCAAATTTCCGGCTATGCACCGCAGACATCCGATCCTACTATTT TTAAATTTTTCCGTTACAGCTTGGTTTGTTCATGGCTTTGCGTGGCCCTATTTGTGCTTGATAAGTGGTTGAGAGTCTGCGGTCCAAGAATGGCACCGGACTCGTGGTTGGTGCGATTCATTAGCTATCCATATTTGAGGGTTTTCCTTCGACTTGACGGTAGCTCT aattacgaTAATCTCCACCGGAAAAATTTAGAATGCCGTGATTTTGCAAAAGTACTTGATCGATTCGTTTTTCTTATAATGGGAGGAATTTTTGCTGCTTCTTGTTTCAAGAAGGTCTGA